A portion of the Coregonus clupeaformis isolate EN_2021a unplaced genomic scaffold, ASM2061545v1 scaf0047, whole genome shotgun sequence genome contains these proteins:
- the LOC121551087 gene encoding centromere protein X-like yields the protein RKAARKSHLKKETVSKLLSSFFKEEKTKVGADAVLLMAEMLHVFVQEAAQRTIKQAEAEDCDRMDIEHFEKILPQLLLDF from the exons CGGAAAGCAGCACggaaatcacatttaaaaaag gagACGGTAAGCAAACTCCTGTCAAGCTTCTTCAAGGAGGAGAAAACTAAAG TCGGTGCCGATGCTGTCCTCCTTATGGCAGAGATGCTGCATGTGTTTGTTCAAG AAGCTGCACAAAGAACGATAAAACAGGCTGAGGCAGAGGACTGTGACAGAATGGACATAGAACACTTTGAGAAGATCCTGCCTCAACTG CTGTTGGATTTCTAG